One segment of Drosophila mauritiana strain mau12 chromosome 3R, ASM438214v1, whole genome shotgun sequence DNA contains the following:
- the LOC117142580 gene encoding probable Rho GTPase-activating protein CG5521 isoform X2, with translation MFTKKSHADVKKSTAKLQDSKKDSASRLRHLRMILDNVELEESKCLFETNYSHVYFILYDTFIQAEANLKQKVHKAHREELDGSLWLLEKILCLLPELLARRWQCHSLSRIMAKLLHLGNSPKLRREGVRYFLLWYQTLGENAPGYVHAMYADLIPGLIVPQKGVVGPDTEFSASDFLTHPNMKADGGMASVFHDNAFSHPVQSSEVVALLPPSSSEKSAPPDPRDGLEVLLNSMVHTTACLRWRDNRAQKDHRAFAFLLQRFMDVFLPVFSPNFDVSCSIYNPRLDLPVMRSINKKEEVMASCVVVLINWVSRFTHERLLSHRLDCTLHIEDVDQVRLHGYQQGLTVRDVLYVNRENINFVHEVYRQAFLLNFTSKPQIEAIRTAIAVYRDWMTGETPPPFLLEPNDDPPPPSNAGGTPRSQRLRTPSYVGAIAGSKDQLVLRAGRQNVLQVFVTNAANVFLVNTANLNICFPTRSRSYRSTPLEEQTEICKKVLNVYRTMVMNTEMDTRTWEQLLMVLLQVTSIVLHQNQHTLPSGTSKSATLGGILGSAIFQTLIVTWIRAHTKVPVNVLLWEKFLTVLQSLTHREELIIEWNKTIQTLTRVFSRYTYGINLLDLPLDRVAESRAEKRRRIGSVWQGSGSSSAANGGSAASAAISQNRQRESLAESSSSRSEETSSQVPLPNHPRPHHQHTQSQGGTGHGTRPIPLTPMLSRSYSEGSLASAARSSRIRRRRAATPKPKALQPSQLAENRTNPQDLRRAMSLDSLARKGDAEETDSYQEGDNESGAGSRSPSPTASSGIEGGSIKDAQLQIDASLDDANSGSYGSGSNSGSVSGRRCIILGGSAEGWHPDSTSIMWKRMLGALGDVNRIPKADLHAQVFMHLLEMTQNLIKIKQNQGISTDNQSTQPIPTLVPPIGIVAPWCYGSLSLDRSFKKGKLWALQLLCSLAIQGAVNMQQLPLFYHALHQLLTGEDRDLIYAILKHLEGPRLLSLLLPGHTLLLLDLVHASAILLTSLEVSRSTPRAEVAALLGSLLCYPSSLLTRSVLQPTPQKFELMECSDLQDHILNIVLRCARREPSAKARCIALSQLGQWLLMRLSQPLPASNSGRANLFQQAVPHHKDVHPKETCVYNPRIKEVLQVLLQALQFKHHTIAIVAVDSLKLCAERGRQLAAIERVPQLIITAICKALEIQSVTKPKDSDKVVLTSLMLCLGEFCMAIPAPIMLTPFNEQGDTLVLQVLRVLLQVASGAPRHERVKLTADDDFDMHIAHDDLQGDGRLPEATYQTSETIQKCITAIKLCAKAVSMHLVTHIGHFPMGIGASRLSSMVEEQDDIGNAAYGGQVETRRDSVELPSVVNAQNMQLFMLNSGLVASFIELPTLKLPGGGITAGLVTADKQVRVLMRDLNGKACWDASILYSEPRKAEEPLKTTPKIQHSQPLDSMASSMVTHELQAPRHTLRHRPAGVLPLAKDMAPDLDQLDDMLAYIGHTSPECVAPTVSQLNAPTSSPLSGNQEAQAISVILNQRLLEQEFVTHSTQAPSPALRHASSNSSLQQPDQRSLHSATASFDSLPTRTEMPFQYCRLLFSHLGLAGWERRSRTHLLQRSEKLMRELRNVDLQKCRETHKMAVIYVAAGQEDKGSILRNTSGSSTYEMFVSALGWEIDLETHNGFLGGLPRQGCGATAPYYATPFLEVVYHVATRMPSDSSEAMLLKTRHLGNDEVHIVWSEHNRDYRRDILPTEFCDVLIVVYPLRNGLFRVTVNRKPEVPWFGPLANESVVSGACLATLIRATAINASRTKRAALPLYQQFYEERNRSLDSVSSRYKESTTFEDFASRIYNPMPLSTLGTLRESNASSSAAPLASALLDHNRASVKGWVQASIDSGPIMGIAPSASAGSTAAMEAASGMSSASPRGPRKLGAPFKSVTKKHSLQHIAVGGGAGAGGDTPPESPTLPQRRFK, from the exons atgtttacaaaaaaatCGCATGCCGACGTGAAGAAATCCACGGCCAAGTTGCAGGACTCCAAGAAGGATTCCGCCTCCCGATTGCGACACCTACGCATGATATTGG aTAATGTGGAGCTAGAAGAATCGAAGTGCCTGTTCGAGACCAACTACAGTCATGTCTACTTCATACTCTACGACACCTTTATTCAAGCCGAGGCGAATCTAAAGCAAAAAG TGCACAAGGCGCATCGCGAGGAACTGGACGGTTCGCTATGGCTGCTGGAGAAGATTCTGTGCCTTCTGCCGGAATTGTTGGCCCGTCGGTGGCAATGCCATTCCCTAAGTCGCATCATGGCCAAGCTACTGCATCTGGGCAACTCGCCCAAGCTGCGACGCGAAGGTGTCAG ATACTTCTTACTGTGGTATCAGACACTAGGCGAAAATGCACCAGGCTACGTGCACGCCATGTACGCGGACCTCATCCCTGGCCTTATTGTACCCCAGAAAGGTGTGGTCGGTCCGGATACAGAGTTCAGTGCCTCGGACTTTCTCACTCATCCAAACATGAAGGCGGACGGCGGGATGGCCTCCGTTTTTCACGACAACGCATTCTCGCACCCCGTGCAGAGTTCGGAGGTCGTTGCCCTGTTGCCACCTTCATCCAGCGAAAAATCAGCGCCACCGGATCCACGAGATGGCCTGGAGGTACTGCTAAACAGCATGGTGCACACGACGGCCTGCCTGAGATGGCGGGATAATCGGGCCCAAAAGGATCATCGGGCATTTGCCTTCCTGCTGCAGCGATTTATGGATGTTTTCCTGCCAGTATTTTCGCCCAACTTTGATGTCAGTTGCTCTATTTACAATCCGCGATTGGACTTGCCCGTCATGCGATCCATAAACAAAAAGGAGGAGGTAATGGCCTCTTGCGTTGTGGTCCTCATCAACTGGGTGTCACGTTTCACCCACGAGCGGTTGCTGAGCCACCGATTGGACTGCACCTTACACATCGAGGACGTGGACCAAGTGCGTCTACACGGCTATCAGCAGGGTCTAACTGTCCGGGATGTGTTATATGTTAACCGCGAGAACATCAACTTTGTGCACGAGGTGTATCGTCAGGCGTTTTTGCTTAACTTCACTTCGAAGCCGCAAATAGAAGCAATTCGCACAGCAATCGCAGTTTATCGCGACTGGATGACAGGCGAGACGCCTCCACCGTTTCTATTGGAGCCAAACGATGATCCCCCGCCTCCATCAAATGCGGGTGGAACTCCCAGGAGTCAACGACTTCGCACACCATCTTATGTGGGCGCAATTGCAGGCTCCAAGGATCAGTTGGTACTTAGAGCTGGCCGGCAAAATGTGTTACAG GTCTTTGTGACCAATGCGGCCAACGTGTTCCTGGTGAACACGGCCAACCTGAACATCTGCTTTCCCACCCGCTCGCGAAGTTATCGCTCCACGCCACTGGAGGAGCAGACGGAGATCTGCAAGAAGGTGCTGAATGTGTACCGCACGATGGTTATGAACACGGAAATGGACACGCGCACCTGGGAGCAACTACTAATGGTTTTACTGCAAGTGACCTCAATAGTGTTACACCAAAACCAGCATACATTGCCAAGTGGCACCAGCAAGAGTGCCACTTTGGGCGGAATCCTAGGGTCTGCTATATTCCAAACTCTCATTGTCACATGGATACGAGCGCACACCAAAGTGCCTGTCAACGTGCTGCTGTGGGAGAAGTTTTTGACTGTCCTGCAATCTTTGACGCACCGGGAGGAGCTCATTATTGAATGGAATAAGACGATTCAAACTCTGACTCGTGTGTTCTCGCGATACACTTACGGCATAAACTTGCTGGATCTACCTTTGGATCGAGTGGCTGAAAGTCGAGCGGAAAAGAGACGTCGCATTGGCAGCGTCTGGCAGGGATCGGGATCAAGCAGCGCTGCAAATGGCGGAagtgctgcttctgctgcaaTTAGCCAGAACAGGCAGCGGGAATCTCTGGCGGAGTCGAGCAGCAGTCGCTCGGAGGAGACCTCGTCGCAGGTCCCTCTTCCAAATCACCCTCGACCTCATCACCAGCACACGCAATCACAGGGAGGAACTGGCCATGGAACACGACCGATACCTTTAACTCCCATGCTAAGTAGAAGCTACAGCGAAGGAAGCCTAGCTTCAGCGGCTCGGAGTTCGAGGATACGACGTCGACGGGCGGCTACTCCAAAGCCTAAGGCGCTACAGCCGTCACAACTCGCAGAGAATCGCACTAATCCGCAGGACTTACGGCGCGCCATGTCCCTTGATTCGTTGGCGCGAAAAGGTGATGCAGAGGAAACGGACAGCTACCAGGAAGGAGACAATGAAAGTGGAGCGGGCTCGAGGAGTCCGTCTCCCACCGCCAGCAGTGGAATTGAAGGTGGCTCCATCAAGGATGCCCAACTGCAGATTGATGCGAGTTTGGATGATGCGAATTCTGGTAGTTACGGAAGTGGCAGTAACTCGGGCAGTGTTTCCGGACGTCGCTGTATTATTCTAGGAGGCTCAGCAGAGGGCTGGCATCCAGATTCCACCTCAATCATGTGGAAACGCATGCTTGGTGCTCTAGGCGATGTTAATCGCATTCCCAAAGCGGATTTACACGCCCAGGTGTTTATGCATCTGCTAGAAATGACGCAAAATCTCATTAAGATCAAGCAGAACCAAGGAATATCCACGGATAATCAGAGCACGCAACCGATACCTACTTTGGTACCGCCCATAGGAATTGTGGCACCGTGGTGTTACGGATCCCTTTCTCTGGATCGATCCTTCAAGAAGGGCAAACTCTGGGCCCTTCAATTGCTCTGTTCGCTTGCGATTCAAGGTGCTGTGAACATGCAACAGCTGCCCCTGTTCTATCATGCTCTCCATCAGCTGCTGACTGGCGAGGATCGGGACTTAATTTATGCAATTCTCAAGCACTTAGAAGGGCCTAGGCTCCTAAGTTTGCTTTTGCCAGGACACACCCTGCTGCTGTTGGACTTGGTCCATGCAAGTGCTATACTGCTGACTTCTCTGGAGGTCTCTAGGAGCACACCAAGAGCGGAGGTTGCCGCTCTCCTGGGATCGCTGCTTTGCTATCCGTCCTCGTTGCTGACACGCTCCGTCCTGCAGCCCACGCCGCAGAAGTTTGAGCTTATGGAGTGTTCGGACTTGCAAGACCACATCCTGAACATTGTGCTGCGGTGCGCCAGGCGAGAGCCTTCAGCCAAGGCACGATGCATTGCACTCTCTCAGCTCGGACAGTGGCTGCTAATGCGCCTTTCTCAGCCATTGCCGGCTTCGAATTCCGGAAGGGCTAACCTCTTTCAACAGGCGGTGCCGCATCACAAGGATGTGCATCCTAAGGAGACCTGTGTCTACAATCCGCGCATAAAGGAGGTGCTACAAGTGCTGCTCCAGGCGTTGCAGTTTAAGCATCACACCATTGCCATTGTAGCTGTGGATTCATTAAAGCTGTGCGCCGAGCGTGGACGCCAACTGGCGGCTATTGAAAGAGTTCCCCAGCTAATCATCACTGCCATCTGCAAAGCTTTGGAAATCCAAAGCGTAACCAAGCCCAAGGATTCCGACAAAGTGGTGCTGACTTCTCTGATGTTGTGCTTGGGCGAATTCTGTATGGCTATTCCTGCTCCTATTATGCTGACGCCCTTCAACGAACAAGGTGATACGCTAGTGCTCCAGGTACTCAGGGTACTGTTGCAAGTAGCTTCCGGTGCTCCGCGTCATGAGAGAGTGAAACTGACGGCCGATGATGACTTTGATATGCACATCGCACACGACGACCTTCAAGGCGATGGACGCCTGCCGGAAGCCACCTATCAGACCTCCGAGACCATCCAGAAGTGCATTACAGCCATTAAACTGTGTGCCAAAGCAGTGTCCATGCATTTGGTCACCCACATCGGTCACTTTCCTATGGGAATTGGAGCATCTCGCTTGAGTTCGATGGTCGAGGAGCAGGATGACATTGGAAATGCCGCCTATGGTGGTCAGGTGGAGACGAGACGCGATTCTGTGGAGCTTCCTTCTGTTGTAAATGCCCAAAATATGCAGCTATTCATGCTAAACTCTGGTCTGGTAGCCAGTTTTATTGAGCTGCCTACATTAAAACTTCCCGGTGGAGGTATAACCGCTGGCTTGGTTACAGCCGATAAGCAAGTTCGGGTCCTAATGAGGGATCTTAATGGAAAAGCTTGCTGGGATGCTTCTATCTTGTATTCAGAACCGCGCAAGGCGGAGGAACCACTAAAAACCACACCAAAGATTCAACACAGCCAACCGTTGGATTCCATGGCGTCCTCCATGGTGACACATGAGCTGCAAGCTCCTCGACACACTTTGCGACACCGACCGGCGGGAGTGCTGCCATTGGCCAAGGACATGGCACCGGATCTGGATCAATTGGACGATATGTTGGCCTATATTGGACACACCAGTCCAGAGTGTGTGGCTCCCACTGTAAGCCAGCTGAATGCTCCAACGAGCAGTCCTCTGAGTGGAAACCAAGAAGCTCAGGCCATTTCGGTAATTCTGAATCAACGCCTTTTGGAGCAGGAGTTCGTGACCCACTCGACTCAGGCTCCATCGCCGGCATTGCGACACGCCAGCTCGAATTCCTCACTGCAGCAACCGGATCAGAGGTCACTGCACTCCGCAACAGCCTCCTTTGATTCATTGCCCACCCGCACAGAGATGCCGTTCCAATATTGCCGGCTGCTCTTTTCACATTTGGGACTAGCAGGCTGGGAACGACGGTCTAGGACGCACTTGCTTCAGAGGAGCGAGAAACTCATGAGAGAACTGAGAAACGTTGATCTCCAAAAATGCCGGGAAACCCACAAAATGGCGGTTATTTATGTGGCCGCCGGGCAGGAGGATAAGGGAAGCATTCTTAGGAATACGAGTGGTAGCAGCACTTACGAGATGTTTGTTTCTGCCTTGGGTTGGGAGATCGATCTGGAGACGCACAACGGCTTCTTGGGCGGATTACCACGCCAAGGATGCGGAGCTACAGCTCCCTATTATGCTACTCCCTTTCTCGAGGTGGTTTACCATGTGGCCACCAGGATGCCCTCAGACTCTTCGGAGGCTATGCTCCTGAAGACGCGCCATCTTGGTAACGACGAGGTTCACATTGTGTGGAGCGAACACAATCGGGATTACAGGCGGGACATATTGCCCACTGAGTTTTGCGATGTGCTGATTGTGGTTTATCCGCTGCGGAATGGTTTGTTCCGGGTGACTGTGAACAGGAAGCCTGAAGTTCCATGGTTTGGACCATTGGCCAACGAGAGCGTGGTAAGTGGCGCCTGCTTGGCCACTCTTATTCGGGCAACCGCAATCAATGCCAGTCGAACGAAGCGCGCAGCCCTGCCTCTCTACCAACAATT CTACGAGGAGCGCAACCGGTCGTTGGATAGCGTATCATCACGGTACAAGGAGAGCACCACCTTCGAAGACTTCGCTAGCCGCATCTACAATCCCATGCCACTGTCTACGCTGGGCACGCTAAGGGAATCCAATGCTAGCAGCTCGGCCGCACCTCTGGCTTCTGCATTGCTGGATCACAATCGTGCCTCCGTCAAAG GTTGGGTACAAGCCTCCATTGACTCAGGGCCCATAATGGGGATTGCGCCATCGGCCTCAGCTGGATCCACCGCGGCCATGGAGGCAGCCTCCGGAATGTCCTCCGCTTCGCCGCGTGGCCCTCGAAAACTGGGGGCTCCGTTCAAGAGCGTGACCAAGAAGCATTCGCTGCAGCATATCGCCGTCGGAGGCGGAGCAGGAGCTGGCGGTGACACGCCGCCCGAGAGCCCAACATTGCCGCAGCGACGCTTCAAATAA